A section of the Choristoneura fumiferana chromosome 5, NRCan_CFum_1, whole genome shotgun sequence genome encodes:
- the LOC141427907 gene encoding uncharacterized protein F54F2.9, with translation MRVGVFVFLSLVLCAAAWDDGDLEVFDVVEEVNQNFYELLGITQEATPAEVKSAFKKLTLKLHPDKNDSPDADVQFRNLVSVHNILKDPGKREKYNEVLKNGLPNWRSAIYYYRHVRKMGLAEGSIILFIIITFGQYAVGWAAYAEKRFTAEQILNSRGKKHSKKSGFDTGLAEILDQLPKPSIKDTLPFQIPRLVWWTIVGVPRGIMELRRHLKEKEEEAKRQKKREAEEKARAEREAAAAEEARQNRVRKRRFVPPAREATDCLLDPADDAPAPAPVQAPVISGGLWTDDDLAELIRLVKKHPGGSAERWERIAAAMMRSVPEVTHMAAKLKDNCYRIPGQEPEPVPEELPKKVKTRKAEETSSGNWSQQQQRALEAALAKHPKGGAGDRWQKIAAAVPGKTKEECMQRCKYLSESLRKQKQKEEEDRLREESGEAHESDALIEES, from the exons ATGCGGGTGGGTGTGTTCGTGTTTCTTTCGCTCGTGCTGTGTGCAGCGGCCTGGGACGACGGCGATTTAGAAGTATTTGACGTGGTCGAAGAAGTTAACCAGAATTTCTACGAACTTCTCGGTATTACACAG GAAGCAACTCCAGCAGAGGTGAAATCAGCATTTAAAAAGCTGACTTTGAAGCTACATCCAGATAAGAACGATTCTCCAGACGCTGATGTACAGTTCAGGAACCTGGTCTCTGTCCATAATATACTGAAGGATCCGGGGAAGCGAGAGAA ATACAATGAAGTCCTCAAGAACGGTCTGCCAAACTGGCGATCAGCAATCTACTACTACCGGCATGTGCGAAAGATGGGTCTGGCTGAAGGCTCAATCATCCTATTCATTATCATTACGTTTGGTCAGTATGCTGTGGGCTGGGCTGCATATGCTGAGAAGAGGTTCACAGCA GAACAAATACTGAACAGCAGAGGCAAGAAGCACTCAAAAAAATCTGGCTTTGACACGGGCCTTGCGGAGATATTGGACCAGCTGCCGAAGCCAAGTATCAAGGACACGCTGCCCTTCCAAATACCGAGGCTGGTGTGGTGGACAATTGTAGGGGTACCCCGGGGGATCATGGAGCTGAGGAGACATTTGAAAGAGAAGGAAGAGGAAGCTAAAAGGCAGAAGAAGAG AGAGGCGGAAGAGAAGGCGCGAGCGGAGCGCGAGGCGGCGGCGGCCGAGGAGGCGCGACAGAACCGCGTGCGCAAGCGGCGCTTCGTGCCGCCCGCACGGGAGGCGACGGACTGTCTGCTGGACCCCGCCGACGacgcgcccgcccccgcccccgtcCAG GCGCCGGTGATATCGGGCGGCCTATGGACGGATGATGACTTGGCGGAGCTGATCCGTCTGGTGAAGAAGCACCCGGGGGGCTCCGCCGAGCGCTGGGAGCGCATCGCCGCCGCCATGATGCGGAGCGTGCCTGAGGTCACCCACATGGCTGCCAAGCTCAAGGATAACTGCTACAGGATCCCCGGCCAGGAGCCCGAGCCTGTGCCGGAGGAGCTGCCTAAGAAG GTGAAGACGCGCAAAGCGGAGGAGACCAGCAGCGGCAACTGGtcgcagcagcagcagcgcgcgttGGAGGCGGCGCTCGCCAAACACCCCAAGGGCGGCGCCGGCGACCGCTGGCAGAAGATCGCCGCCGCCGTGCCCGGGAAGACcaaa GAAGAGTGTATGCAGCGGTGTAAATATCTATCAGAGTCATtacggaaacagaaacagaaagaagaagaagaccgATTGAGAGAAGAGAGCGGCGAAGCGCACGAGTCAGACGCTCTTATCGAAGAGTCATAA